The following coding sequences are from one Geothrix sp. window:
- the napA gene encoding nitrate reductase catalytic subunit NapA, producing MALMLNRRTFLKAGFTTATIGATGLPLEALPAEAKGWNWERGVCRFCGTGCGIRVASKDGRVVAVKGDIQNPVNRGLLCAKGYACAQILYGQDRLTKPLLRKKDGRFDKQGDFEEVSWQEAFDVMKAQWSKAHKALGPTGVAVMGSGQYTIMEGYAAVKLVKAGWRSNNLDPNARHCMASAVAAFMQTFGIDEPSGCYDDIELTDTVVTWGANMAEMHPMLWARVIDERLRRDSYRIFNLTTYANATSEGADVEIVFKPNTDLAIWNYLAREVVKRGAVDKDYVAKHCVFAAGPMDIGFGLREDSIKAYTAERDTQARQKTVVLTREEAIARGLDPAVQHEKSQAASGSPQRHWLISFEEFQKGLEPYTLDFVAALAKGDPDESLEAFKAKLVQLADEYANPARKQVSFWTMGFNQHTRGTWVNEQAYMLHLLTGKQARPGAGAFSLTGQPSACGTAREVGTFAHRLPADMSVDDPAHRKHSEEIWKLPASTLNPKIGSHIVQMMRDLEDGKVKWLWVQVTNPFQSSANANHWIEAARKLDNFIVVSDVYPTLSSKVADLILPSAMIYEKWGGYGNAERRTQLWRQVVLPPGEARSDVWQMMEFSKRFTLAEVWGEQPVPGLEAPGYEKGKLPSVLPAAEALGYKPDSTLYDVLFATPTAKTFAWPDPVAFGKPNSTVAQAGIKWFPEKALFEEYRLFGLGHGHDLAPFDVYFKRDISGLRWPVVDGKETRWRFNDEYDPYAKKGSGIDFYGTAMKKVPAGDLNGPKAGDPVALPGKAKIFFRPWQEPPESPDATYDLWLCTGRVLEHWHSGSMTRRVPQLHAAVPEALLFLHAKDAETRGLKAGDLAWIESRRGKIQARVTLGGRNKMPRGMAYVPWFDEGVFINKVTLDATCPISKETDFKKCAVRISKVV from the coding sequence ATGGCCTTGATGCTCAACCGTCGGACCTTCCTGAAGGCCGGCTTCACCACCGCCACCATCGGCGCCACGGGGCTGCCGCTGGAGGCCCTGCCCGCCGAGGCGAAGGGCTGGAACTGGGAGCGGGGCGTGTGCCGCTTCTGCGGCACGGGCTGCGGCATTCGCGTCGCTTCGAAGGACGGCCGCGTGGTGGCCGTGAAGGGCGACATCCAGAACCCCGTGAACCGCGGCCTGCTCTGTGCCAAGGGCTATGCCTGCGCCCAGATCCTCTACGGCCAGGACCGGCTGACGAAGCCGCTCTTGCGCAAGAAGGACGGCAGGTTCGACAAGCAGGGCGACTTCGAGGAGGTGTCCTGGCAGGAGGCCTTCGACGTCATGAAGGCCCAGTGGTCCAAGGCCCACAAGGCCCTGGGGCCCACGGGTGTCGCCGTCATGGGCTCGGGCCAGTACACGATCATGGAGGGCTATGCCGCCGTGAAGCTGGTGAAGGCGGGCTGGCGTTCCAACAACCTGGATCCCAACGCCCGCCACTGCATGGCTTCCGCCGTGGCGGCCTTCATGCAGACCTTCGGCATCGACGAGCCTTCGGGCTGCTACGACGACATCGAGCTCACGGATACGGTGGTGACCTGGGGCGCGAACATGGCCGAGATGCATCCCATGCTCTGGGCCCGCGTCATCGATGAGCGGCTGCGGCGCGACAGCTACCGGATCTTCAACCTCACCACCTACGCCAACGCCACCTCCGAAGGCGCGGACGTGGAGATCGTCTTCAAGCCCAACACCGACCTGGCCATCTGGAACTACCTGGCCCGCGAAGTGGTGAAGCGCGGCGCCGTGGACAAGGACTACGTGGCCAAGCACTGCGTCTTCGCCGCCGGTCCCATGGACATCGGCTTCGGCCTGCGGGAGGACTCGATCAAGGCCTACACGGCCGAGAGAGACACCCAGGCCCGGCAGAAGACCGTGGTGCTGACCCGGGAGGAGGCCATCGCCCGGGGCCTGGATCCTGCCGTGCAGCATGAGAAGTCCCAGGCTGCTTCGGGCAGCCCCCAGCGCCACTGGCTGATCTCCTTCGAGGAGTTCCAGAAGGGCCTGGAGCCATACACGCTGGACTTCGTGGCCGCCCTCGCCAAGGGCGATCCCGATGAGTCCCTGGAGGCCTTCAAGGCCAAGCTGGTGCAGCTCGCTGATGAGTACGCGAACCCGGCCCGCAAGCAGGTCTCCTTCTGGACCATGGGCTTCAACCAGCACACCCGCGGCACCTGGGTGAACGAGCAGGCCTACATGCTGCACCTGCTCACGGGCAAGCAGGCCCGGCCCGGCGCCGGCGCCTTCTCGCTCACGGGCCAGCCCTCCGCCTGCGGCACGGCCCGCGAGGTGGGCACCTTCGCCCATCGCCTGCCCGCGGACATGAGCGTGGACGATCCGGCCCACCGCAAGCACTCCGAAGAGATCTGGAAGCTGCCGGCCAGCACCCTCAATCCGAAGATCGGCAGCCACATCGTGCAGATGATGCGCGACCTGGAGGACGGCAAGGTCAAGTGGCTGTGGGTTCAGGTCACCAACCCCTTCCAGTCCTCGGCCAATGCCAACCACTGGATCGAGGCCGCACGCAAGCTGGACAACTTCATCGTGGTGTCGGATGTCTATCCGACCCTCTCTTCCAAGGTGGCGGACCTCATCCTGCCCTCGGCCATGATCTACGAGAAGTGGGGCGGCTACGGCAATGCCGAGCGGCGCACCCAGCTCTGGCGCCAAGTGGTGCTGCCGCCCGGCGAGGCCCGCAGCGACGTGTGGCAGATGATGGAGTTCTCGAAGCGGTTCACGCTGGCGGAAGTGTGGGGCGAGCAGCCCGTGCCAGGGCTGGAGGCGCCGGGCTACGAGAAGGGCAAGCTCCCCTCGGTGCTTCCGGCCGCCGAAGCCCTCGGCTACAAGCCCGACAGCACCCTCTACGACGTGCTCTTCGCCACGCCGACCGCGAAGACGTTCGCATGGCCGGATCCCGTGGCCTTCGGCAAGCCGAATTCCACGGTCGCGCAGGCTGGCATCAAGTGGTTCCCGGAGAAGGCCCTGTTCGAGGAATACCGGCTATTCGGCCTGGGCCATGGGCATGACCTGGCGCCCTTCGACGTCTACTTCAAGCGCGACATCTCGGGCCTTCGCTGGCCTGTGGTGGATGGCAAGGAGACCCGCTGGCGCTTCAATGACGAGTACGATCCCTATGCCAAGAAGGGGAGCGGCATCGACTTCTATGGCACCGCCATGAAGAAGGTCCCGGCGGGCGATCTGAATGGCCCCAAGGCGGGTGATCCCGTGGCCCTGCCCGGCAAGGCCAAGATCTTCTTCCGGCCCTGGCAGGAACCGCCTGAATCCCCGGATGCCACCTATGACCTGTGGCTCTGCACGGGCCGTGTCCTGGAGCACTGGCACTCGGGTTCCATGACCCGGCGCGTGCCCCAGCTCCACGCCGCCGTGCCGGAGGCGCTGCTCTTCCTCCACGCCAAGGACGCGGAGACGCGCGGGCTCAAGGCGGGCGACCTCGCGTGGATCGAGTCCCGGCGTGGCAAGATCCAGGCCCGCGTCACCCTGGGGGGCCGCAACAAGATGCCGCGCGGGATGGCCTACGTGCCCTGGTTCGATGAGGGCGTGTTCATCAACAAGGTGACCCTCGATGCCACCTGTCCCATCTCCAAGGAAACCGACTTCAAGAAGTGCGCCGTCCGCATCTCGAAAGTCGTCTAG
- a CDS encoding nitrate reductase cytochrome c-type subunit, which translates to MSRLILSLTLCTLSLSASKPPAKPIPDRNLGLSRTSVFDVPAPPAYRDEASEPGEKALPKRINREYPPVIPHSVADSLPITRSTNLCLDCHAVPGPKKKGEATPVPASHYVDLRRAPEAKGTQVAGTRFVCISCHVPRTDAPALMGSSYRP; encoded by the coding sequence ATGAGCCGACTCATCCTTTCCCTGACCCTCTGCACCCTCTCCCTGTCGGCCTCCAAGCCGCCCGCCAAGCCGATCCCGGACCGCAACCTGGGTCTGTCGCGCACCTCGGTGTTCGACGTGCCCGCGCCCCCCGCCTACCGGGACGAGGCCTCGGAACCCGGCGAGAAGGCGCTGCCCAAGCGCATCAACCGGGAGTACCCGCCGGTCATTCCCCACAGCGTGGCGGACAGCCTGCCCATCACCCGGAGCACCAACCTCTGCCTGGACTGCCACGCGGTGCCCGGCCCCAAGAAGAAGGGGGAGGCCACGCCCGTCCCCGCCAGCCACTACGTGGACCTCCGCCGGGCCCCCGAGGCCAAGGGCACCCAGGTCGCCGGCACCCGCTTCGTATGCATCTCCTGCCACGTGCCCCGCACCGACGCGCCGGCCCTGATGGGGAGCAGCTACCGGCCCTAG
- the glgC gene encoding glucose-1-phosphate adenylyltransferase: MADQTLTILLAGGSGSRLQPLTADRAKPAVPFGGKYRVIDFTLSNCLHSGLRRILVLTQYKSHSLHKHLRDGWSIFNPECGEYITVVPPQMRTGAFWYAGTADAINQNLFLLERNEAGKVLILAADHIYRMDYAALIQAHTETGADLTVACMKVPIGEASAFGVMAVDGNGRIVEFQEKPDQPKSMPGDPATALVSMGIYVFTKDLLIEQLRADSLREESSHDFGKDLIPGMIHSHRVHAYEFGGTRGRVTPDRYWRDVGSLDAYYEANMDLLKPVPPLDLYQNDWAIRTYHGQNPPARMVPGGNGKDGLMTNSIMGAGTVIIGGVVRHSVLASRVHIHEGAVVEDAILFDHVSVGQGAQLRRCIVDKHVTIPPGETIGFDADKDRQRFTLSDKGIVVVPEEYRFD; encoded by the coding sequence ATGGCGGACCAGACGTTGACCATCCTCCTCGCTGGCGGCAGCGGCTCCCGTCTGCAGCCGCTGACCGCGGATCGCGCCAAGCCCGCCGTGCCCTTCGGCGGCAAGTATCGGGTGATCGACTTCACCCTCTCCAACTGCCTGCATTCCGGCCTGCGCCGCATCCTGGTGCTGACCCAGTACAAATCCCACTCCCTGCACAAGCACCTGCGGGATGGCTGGTCCATCTTCAATCCCGAGTGTGGCGAGTACATCACCGTGGTGCCGCCGCAGATGCGCACGGGCGCCTTCTGGTACGCGGGCACGGCCGACGCCATCAACCAGAACCTGTTCCTGCTGGAGCGCAACGAGGCCGGGAAGGTGCTGATCCTGGCGGCCGATCACATCTACCGCATGGACTACGCCGCCCTCATCCAGGCCCACACCGAGACCGGCGCGGATCTGACCGTGGCCTGCATGAAGGTGCCCATCGGCGAGGCCAGCGCCTTCGGCGTCATGGCCGTGGATGGGAACGGCCGCATCGTGGAGTTCCAGGAGAAGCCCGACCAGCCCAAGTCCATGCCCGGTGACCCGGCGACGGCCCTCGTCTCCATGGGCATCTACGTCTTCACCAAGGACCTGCTCATCGAGCAGCTGCGGGCCGACAGCCTGCGCGAGGAATCCAGCCACGACTTCGGCAAGGACCTCATCCCCGGCATGATCCACTCGCACCGGGTCCATGCCTACGAGTTCGGCGGCACCCGGGGCCGGGTCACGCCGGACCGCTACTGGCGCGACGTGGGCAGCCTCGATGCCTACTACGAGGCGAACATGGATCTCCTCAAGCCCGTGCCGCCCCTGGATCTCTACCAGAACGACTGGGCCATCCGCACCTACCACGGCCAGAACCCCCCGGCCCGAATGGTGCCCGGCGGCAATGGCAAGGATGGGCTGATGACCAACTCCATCATGGGCGCCGGCACGGTGATCATCGGCGGCGTCGTGCGCCATTCCGTCCTCGCCTCCCGCGTCCACATCCACGAAGGGGCGGTGGTGGAGGACGCCATCCTCTTCGACCACGTATCCGTGGGGCAGGGCGCACAGCTGCGCCGCTGCATCGTCGACAAGCACGTGACCATCCCCCCGGGGGAGACCATCGGTTTCGACGCAGACAAGGACAGGCAGCGCTTCACCCTCTCCGA